In Flavobacterium sp. WV_118_3, one DNA window encodes the following:
- a CDS encoding nuclear transport factor 2 family protein, producing MTPETLQSIAFRWFEAFNTKQLDKLLSLYDEEAQHFSPKLKMHQPETKGLVVGKDAMRAWWQDAFNRLPSLHYKVTSLTANSDRIFMEYIRQVDGEEDMLVAEVLDVKNGKIIASRVYHG from the coding sequence ATGACACCAGAAACATTACAATCGATTGCCTTTCGTTGGTTTGAAGCGTTCAATACCAAGCAACTTGACAAATTACTATCACTTTATGATGAGGAAGCACAGCATTTTAGTCCGAAATTAAAAATGCACCAACCGGAAACCAAAGGATTGGTTGTTGGGAAAGATGCTATGCGTGCCTGGTGGCAGGATGCATTTAACCGTTTGCCAAGCTTGCATTATAAAGTGACGTCGTTAACGGCAAACTCCGATCGTATTTTTATGGAGTATATCCGTCAGGTAGATGGGGAAGAGGATATGCTGGTTGCCGAAGTACTCGATGTAAAAAATGGAAAAATAATAGCATCACGTGTATATCACGGATAA
- a CDS encoding mevalonate kinase encodes MKGPLFYSKILLFGEYGIIKDSKGLSIPYNFYNGALKIAENPTSESIKSNAALQRFTAYLEDIQEENPELVTFNMEALNADVAQGMYFDSSIPQGYGVGSSGALVAAIYDKYANNKITVLENLTREKLLQLKNIFAQMESFFHGKSSGLDPLNSYLSLPILINSKDHIEPTGIPSQSTEGKGAVFLIDSGIVGETAPMVNIFMENLKDQGFRKMLKTQFVKYTDACVENFLHGDVKSLFSNTKKLSKVVLNNFKPMIPEQFHQVWQKGIDTNDYYLKLCGSGGGGYILGFTQNLEKAKESLKDYKLEVVYQF; translated from the coding sequence ATGAAAGGACCACTTTTTTACTCGAAAATTTTACTCTTCGGAGAGTATGGTATTATCAAAGATTCCAAAGGGTTATCCATCCCGTATAATTTTTATAACGGGGCATTGAAAATAGCCGAAAACCCAACTTCGGAATCGATAAAATCAAATGCGGCTTTACAACGTTTTACAGCCTATCTGGAAGATATTCAGGAAGAAAACCCGGAATTGGTAACCTTTAATATGGAAGCCTTAAATGCCGATGTGGCTCAGGGAATGTATTTCGATTCCAGTATTCCGCAAGGATACGGAGTGGGAAGTAGCGGTGCTTTGGTGGCGGCTATTTATGATAAATATGCCAACAATAAAATTACCGTACTGGAAAACCTGACACGCGAAAAATTACTACAGTTAAAAAATATCTTTGCCCAGATGGAATCCTTTTTCCACGGGAAAAGTTCCGGATTGGATCCGCTAAACAGCTATCTGAGTTTACCAATATTGATCAATTCCAAGGATCATATTGAGCCAACCGGCATTCCGTCGCAAAGTACCGAAGGGAAAGGAGCTGTATTCCTTATCGACTCCGGAATTGTAGGTGAAACGGCACCGATGGTGAATATCTTTATGGAAAACCTAAAAGATCAGGGTTTCCGAAAAATGCTAAAAACACAATTCGTAAAATATACCGATGCCTGTGTGGAAAACTTCCTGCACGGCGATGTAAAATCCTTATTTTCCAATACCAAAAAATTGTCGAAAGTAGTCTTGAACAACTTTAAACCGATGATTCCGGAACAATTCCATCAGGTATGGCAAAAAGGGATCGATACGAACGATTACTACTTGAAATTATGTGGCTCCGGTGGCGGTGGTTACATACTCGGATTTACGCAAAATCTGGAAAAAGCTAAAGAATCCTTAAAAGATTATAAGTTAGAGGTCGTTTATCAATTCTAA
- a CDS encoding M3 family metallopeptidase — protein MITKTVLILTTVGMSLLSGNEDKSKRNGDPTNPLLAAYNTPYEVPPFHLIKNEHFKPALLEGIKIHQQEIDAITNNPAKPTFDNTILALENSGQLLNRVATVFSNLSSANTNDQLQAIAQEMAPISSKHNDNINLNEKLFARVKAVWEARKTLKLTPEQSRLLEKKYKAFVRSGANLSETDKEKLRKINGELSLLSLKFGNNILKENNAYELVIDKKADLAGLPDELILAAAAKAKASGKDGKWVFTLSNSSVMPFLQYASNRELRKQIWTAYQNRGNNNNEFDNKQNLIQMANLRGEKARLLGYKNHAAYVLEESMAKTPEKATELLTKLWKPALEKAKLETADIKKMMVADGISDAVQPYDWRYYAEKIRKERYNLDEQEVKPYFSIQNVQQGIFKVTENLYGLKFEELKDVPKYHEDVTVWKVMEKDGTPVGTLYMDFYSRASKNGGAWMTSYRAQQMENGKRIPPVISIVCNYSKPIGDAPTLLTFDETTTFFHEFGHALHGLLSNVNYQSMAGTAVPRDFVELPSQVMENWAAEPEVLKMYAKHYQTGAVIPDALIEKLQKSGTFDQGFATVEYLAASLLDMEYHTQTGAITQDATAFEASSMKKIGLINSIIPRYRSTYFSHVFAGGYSAGYYSYIWSGVLDTDAFEAFKSTSLFNPEKAKAFRKYILEKGGTEDPMVLYKKFRGEEPNITPLLNKRGLNNGAKPLKN, from the coding sequence ATGATTACAAAAACTGTTCTGATTCTTACAACTGTGGGAATGTCTTTACTTTCGGGAAACGAGGACAAATCCAAGCGAAACGGCGATCCAACCAATCCGCTTCTGGCCGCGTACAATACTCCTTATGAAGTTCCTCCTTTCCATTTGATTAAAAACGAACATTTTAAACCGGCTTTACTGGAAGGTATTAAAATTCACCAACAGGAAATCGATGCCATTACGAATAATCCGGCCAAACCAACTTTCGATAATACCATTCTGGCACTCGAAAATTCGGGACAGCTTTTAAATCGGGTTGCGACTGTTTTTAGCAATCTGAGTTCAGCCAACACAAACGACCAACTACAGGCGATCGCTCAGGAAATGGCACCAATATCCTCTAAGCACAATGATAATATCAATCTGAATGAGAAATTATTCGCCCGGGTAAAAGCGGTTTGGGAGGCCCGTAAAACCTTAAAACTAACTCCGGAACAATCCCGTTTACTGGAGAAAAAATACAAAGCTTTTGTGCGCAGTGGTGCGAATCTTTCGGAAACCGATAAAGAAAAACTGCGCAAAATCAATGGAGAGTTATCCTTGTTATCACTAAAATTTGGCAACAACATTCTTAAAGAAAACAATGCCTACGAATTAGTGATCGATAAAAAAGCGGATTTAGCCGGTTTACCGGACGAACTGATCCTTGCCGCAGCGGCCAAAGCCAAAGCTTCCGGAAAGGATGGAAAATGGGTGTTTACACTGAGTAATTCGAGTGTGATGCCATTCCTGCAATATGCATCTAATCGCGAACTGCGCAAGCAAATCTGGACAGCTTATCAGAACCGTGGCAACAACAATAACGAATTCGACAACAAACAAAATCTAATCCAGATGGCCAACCTACGCGGTGAAAAAGCACGTTTGTTAGGTTATAAAAACCACGCTGCCTATGTATTGGAAGAAAGTATGGCCAAAACACCGGAAAAAGCGACGGAGTTGTTAACCAAACTTTGGAAACCGGCACTTGAAAAAGCAAAACTGGAAACGGCCGATATCAAAAAAATGATGGTGGCCGATGGTATTTCCGATGCCGTACAACCGTATGACTGGCGTTATTATGCCGAAAAAATCCGTAAGGAACGTTATAATCTGGATGAACAGGAAGTAAAACCATATTTCAGTATTCAGAATGTACAACAGGGGATTTTTAAAGTAACCGAAAATCTTTATGGGTTGAAATTCGAAGAACTAAAAGATGTTCCAAAATACCATGAAGATGTTACCGTTTGGAAAGTTATGGAAAAGGACGGAACTCCCGTAGGTACTTTATATATGGATTTCTATTCGCGTGCTTCCAAAAACGGTGGTGCCTGGATGACCTCCTACCGTGCGCAGCAAATGGAAAACGGGAAACGTATTCCTCCGGTGATTTCAATCGTTTGTAATTACTCCAAACCAATTGGCGACGCACCCACTTTATTAACATTTGACGAAACGACAACATTTTTTCATGAATTTGGTCATGCTCTACACGGTTTATTATCGAATGTGAATTACCAAAGTATGGCTGGAACTGCGGTTCCAAGAGACTTCGTAGAATTACCGTCTCAGGTTATGGAAAACTGGGCTGCCGAGCCAGAAGTTTTAAAAATGTATGCCAAGCATTACCAAACCGGAGCTGTAATTCCCGATGCGTTAATTGAAAAATTACAAAAATCCGGCACTTTCGACCAAGGATTTGCTACTGTAGAATATCTAGCTGCTTCGTTACTGGATATGGAATACCATACACAAACCGGAGCCATCACACAGGATGCGACTGCATTTGAGGCTAGTTCCATGAAAAAAATCGGATTGATCAATTCAATCATTCCGCGTTATAGAAGTACGTATTTTAGCCATGTTTTCGCCGGGGGTTATTCGGCTGGTTATTATAGCTATATCTGGTCCGGAGTTTTGGATACCGATGCGTTTGAAGCGTTTAAAAGCACTTCGTTATTCAACCCGGAAAAAGCCAAAGCTTTCCGTAAATATATCCTTGAAAAAGGAGGAACAGAAGATCCTATGGTACTTTATAAAAAATTCCGTGGTGAGGAACCGAACATCACACCGCTACTCAACAAACGCGGTTTGAACAATGGTGCCAAACCATTAAAAAACTAA
- a CDS encoding pseudouridine synthase has protein sequence MNNGKGNNKRGSSNGKPGFGPKKSNAAGKPNFKKDDRKSNFSKPKPDFEKKPKAPKGPASDDIRLNKYISNSGVCSRRDADIYIQSGNVKVNGEAITEMGYKVKPGDVVNFDGTVITPEKKEYILLNKPKGFTTAGDGDGNTANVLDLVRNATKAKLQSVGRMDKSTTGLLLFTNDSDMVRKFTAPNQRSSKVYQVTLDRNLKFEDLEKIQKGLTIDNFRVYVEEISYIENEPKSEIGLKMKTSNVKVVRSIFEHLEYDVIKVDRVVFAGLTKKNLPRGNWRFLTDQEIINLKNI, from the coding sequence ATGAATAACGGAAAAGGAAATAATAAAAGAGGTTCTTCCAACGGCAAACCGGGTTTTGGACCAAAGAAATCAAATGCGGCTGGGAAACCGAATTTTAAAAAAGACGATAGAAAAAGTAATTTCTCAAAACCGAAACCGGACTTTGAAAAAAAGCCGAAAGCGCCTAAAGGACCTGCTTCGGATGATATCCGTCTGAATAAATATATTTCTAATTCTGGCGTTTGCTCTCGTAGAGATGCTGATATTTATATCCAATCGGGGAATGTAAAAGTGAATGGAGAGGCGATTACCGAAATGGGTTATAAAGTGAAACCAGGTGATGTTGTTAACTTTGACGGAACGGTGATTACACCGGAGAAAAAAGAATACATCCTGCTAAATAAGCCAAAAGGATTTACTACGGCCGGCGATGGAGACGGAAATACGGCAAATGTGTTGGATTTGGTACGAAATGCAACCAAAGCAAAACTACAATCGGTTGGACGTATGGATAAAAGTACAACGGGATTGTTGTTGTTTACAAACGATTCGGATATGGTTCGTAAATTTACGGCCCCAAACCAACGTTCGTCAAAAGTATACCAGGTAACACTGGACCGTAACCTGAAATTTGAAGATCTGGAAAAAATCCAAAAAGGACTTACGATCGATAATTTTAGAGTATATGTAGAGGAGATTTCGTATATCGAAAACGAACCGAAAAGTGAAATCGGTTTAAAGATGAAAACGTCCAATGTAAAAGTTGTGCGTTCTATTTTCGAACATCTGGAATATGATGTGATTAAAGTAGACCGCGTTGTTTTTGCGGGACTGACCAAGAAAAATTTACCACGTGGAAACTGGCGTTTTCTGACCGATCAGGAAATTATAAACCTTAAAAATATATAA
- a CDS encoding AsmA family protein, translating into MKRSPKNIILKTLKITGITIGSILLLLFLIPLLFPGTIAEQVKKAANQKLDGELNFKETHLSFYKHFPSLTVSLDEFSLKGSAPYRNDTLVAAKEVAFGINLKRLIFDNQVSIDEIYLSDGQANIKVDEHGHANYNVYISNAPKTADTTESASIRLDRIEIKNVHLKYNDLSAKLAIDAKDFNYIGKGDLDKSIFDLTTKARIGSLDFAFDGETYLKNKVVNADLLTRINTNSLSFVFRQNNLKINKLPVKFIGKLNFLKDGYDIDIHVETQNSNLNDLFTAMPPAYVTWLEKTKVQGQTDVLFTFKGIYNASQNKKPDLGLAVNIRDGYIAYKDTPFPTSNIFLKFNTRMPSLNPDLLEIDMDSIHFNVGKDFLAGKLYSKGTKHINVNTDMKAKLDLEKLNRALGLEKIEVKGLLTTSIKAKGDYDATQKLFPITDGFLALQGGRLKTPYYPNPIDSIRINARIKNTTGNYKDLMVKVTPASFHFEGNPVFVAADLSNFEDLSYKVKAKGEIDVAKVYQVFRQEGLDVKGYIKADLFLQGKQSYATTGQYGKMNNKGTLVLRDITAKSQFFPKPFLIKEGLFRFDRDKMFFNAFKAGYGQSDFNLNGQLQNVINYVLNDKSVLSGNFALQSDFLNVNEFMAYNPDGVKTNNSKVNAKKTKPKEPTGVVVVPTNLNVSVVANAKKIDYDGLVLNDMSGKAMVKKGKIMLRNAGIGIIGSRMTLDGVYDDVSADKANFSLRYRAKDFDVNRAYREVKLFRDLMTSAEKAEGIIGVDYRLRGVLDQNMQPIMPSLKGDGVVTVKKVKIKGLKLFSAISKKTGSDGINDPDLSEVEINSNIKNNVITIDETLIKVALFRLKFKGQTNFAGQMNLRMRLGLPPFGLIGIPVVITGNKDNPKIKVFSKTGEEVPETEYKGTPAPATPPPSEPKPEPSVTPAPEKPKEKE; encoded by the coding sequence ATGAAGCGCTCCCCTAAAAATATAATCCTCAAGACCCTTAAGATCACTGGAATCACAATCGGTAGCATATTGCTGTTATTATTCCTGATTCCGTTGCTGTTTCCGGGAACCATTGCCGAACAGGTAAAAAAAGCCGCGAATCAAAAACTGGATGGCGAACTGAATTTTAAAGAAACGCATTTGTCGTTTTATAAGCATTTTCCGTCGTTAACGGTTTCGTTGGATGAATTTTCGTTAAAAGGATCGGCACCCTATCGAAACGATACTTTGGTAGCGGCAAAAGAAGTGGCTTTCGGAATCAACCTGAAACGCCTTATTTTTGACAATCAGGTGAGTATTGACGAGATTTATTTGTCCGATGGACAGGCGAATATCAAAGTGGACGAACACGGACATGCGAATTATAATGTCTATATTTCGAATGCACCCAAAACAGCCGACACTACAGAATCGGCTTCGATACGACTGGATCGGATCGAAATTAAAAACGTTCATTTAAAATACAACGACCTTTCAGCTAAACTGGCGATCGATGCCAAAGATTTTAATTATATCGGAAAAGGCGACTTGGATAAGTCTATTTTTGATCTGACAACAAAGGCGCGAATCGGATCGTTGGATTTTGCTTTTGACGGAGAAACCTACCTGAAAAACAAAGTGGTTAACGCCGATTTACTAACGCGAATCAATACCAATTCCCTGTCGTTTGTTTTTAGACAAAATAACCTGAAAATTAATAAACTTCCGGTGAAATTTATCGGAAAACTGAACTTCCTGAAAGACGGATATGATATCGATATTCACGTAGAAACCCAGAATAGTAACCTAAACGATTTGTTCACCGCGATGCCACCGGCCTATGTGACCTGGTTGGAGAAAACAAAGGTACAGGGACAAACGGATGTGTTATTTACGTTCAAAGGAATCTACAACGCTTCTCAAAATAAAAAACCCGATTTAGGCTTGGCAGTTAATATCCGCGACGGTTATATCGCTTATAAAGATACACCGTTTCCGACTTCGAATATCTTTTTAAAATTCAATACCCGAATGCCATCGTTAAATCCGGATTTATTGGAAATCGATATGGATTCGATCCACTTTAATGTTGGGAAAGACTTTTTGGCTGGGAAACTCTATTCCAAAGGAACCAAACATATCAATGTAAATACCGATATGAAGGCCAAACTGGATCTGGAAAAATTAAACCGTGCTTTGGGATTGGAAAAGATAGAAGTCAAAGGATTGTTAACCACGAGTATCAAAGCCAAAGGCGATTATGATGCGACTCAGAAGCTATTCCCGATTACCGATGGATTTTTAGCCCTACAAGGTGGACGATTAAAGACACCGTATTATCCAAACCCGATCGATTCCATCCGAATCAATGCGCGTATCAAAAATACAACGGGTAATTATAAAGATCTTATGGTAAAAGTAACGCCGGCTTCCTTTCATTTTGAAGGCAATCCGGTGTTTGTCGCAGCCGATTTATCGAATTTTGAAGATCTGTCTTATAAAGTCAAAGCTAAGGGCGAAATTGACGTCGCAAAAGTCTATCAAGTATTCCGTCAGGAAGGACTTGACGTAAAAGGGTATATCAAAGCCGATTTATTTTTACAAGGAAAACAGAGCTATGCTACTACGGGACAATATGGTAAAATGAATAACAAAGGGACCCTGGTATTACGGGATATTACGGCAAAATCGCAGTTTTTTCCAAAACCATTCCTGATCAAAGAAGGTTTGTTCCGATTTGATCGCGACAAAATGTTTTTTAACGCTTTTAAAGCGGGCTATGGGCAGTCGGATTTTAATTTGAATGGTCAGTTACAAAATGTAATCAATTATGTATTGAACGATAAAAGTGTTCTTTCCGGAAACTTCGCGTTGCAGTCCGATTTTCTAAATGTTAACGAATTTATGGCCTACAATCCGGATGGTGTCAAAACAAATAATTCCAAGGTCAATGCGAAAAAAACAAAACCGAAAGAACCAACGGGTGTTGTTGTGGTACCTACAAATCTGAATGTTTCGGTTGTGGCCAATGCTAAAAAAATTGACTACGATGGTTTGGTACTGAATGACATGTCTGGAAAAGCAATGGTCAAAAAAGGAAAAATCATGTTGCGCAATGCGGGTATTGGCATTATCGGAAGCCGGATGACATTGGATGGTGTTTACGACGATGTAAGTGCCGATAAAGCGAACTTTAGTCTGCGTTACCGCGCGAAAGATTTCGATGTGAACCGTGCGTACCGTGAAGTGAAATTATTCCGCGATTTAATGACATCGGCCGAAAAAGCCGAAGGAATCATAGGTGTCGATTACCGTTTACGCGGCGTACTCGATCAGAACATGCAACCGATCATGCCATCGTTAAAAGGAGATGGTGTGGTAACGGTTAAAAAAGTAAAAATAAAAGGGCTGAAATTGTTTTCGGCGATCAGTAAAAAAACAGGATCCGATGGTATCAATGATCCGGATTTAAGTGAAGTGGAAATCAATTCGAACATTAAAAATAATGTGATCACTATTGATGAAACGTTGATCAAAGTAGCTTTATTCCGTTTGAAATTCAAAGGGCAAACCAACTTTGCCGGTCAGATGAATCTGCGAATGCGTTTGGGATTACCGCCATTCGGATTAATCGGAATTCCGGTTGTGATTACAGGAAACAAAGACAATCCTAAAATAAAAGTATTTAGCAAAACGGGCGAAGAAGTTCCCGAAACCGAATACAAAGGAACACCGGCACCGGCTACGCCACCTCCTTCGGAACCAAAACCGGAACCGTCGGTAACACCCGCACCGGAAAAACCAAAAGAAAAGGAATAG
- a CDS encoding diphosphomevalonate decarboxylase produces MFLEKDFVYNGTLDGVENGNSEWSAPSNIALVKYWGKKEHQIPANPSVSFTLNNCKTITKLSFSKKESAADFSFDLLFEGKEKESFRPKIQKFFERIETYCPYLKNYHFVIDTLNTFPHSSGIASSASGMAALAMNIMDLEKALNPQMDQAYFYSKASFLARLGSGSACRSIKGNVVVWGTHKEIEGSSDLFGVEFPGQIHENFKNYQDTILLVDKGEKQVSSTIGHDLMHNHPYAEKRFEQAHVNLSQIKNILETGDVENFIKIVESEALTLHAMMLTSMPYYILMKPNTLEIINRIWKYRSETGTPVCFTLDAGANVHVLYPESVKEKVLAFIQQELVGYCQNSQYICDEIGKGSEKSN; encoded by the coding sequence ATGTTTTTAGAAAAAGATTTTGTTTACAACGGAACGTTGGATGGTGTGGAAAACGGAAATTCCGAATGGAGCGCGCCCAGCAATATTGCGCTGGTAAAATACTGGGGGAAAAAAGAACACCAGATTCCGGCGAATCCGTCGGTGAGTTTTACGCTGAATAATTGTAAAACCATTACCAAACTGTCTTTTTCGAAAAAAGAATCCGCTGCCGATTTTTCGTTTGACCTTTTATTCGAAGGAAAAGAAAAAGAGTCTTTCAGACCAAAAATCCAGAAGTTTTTCGAGCGAATCGAAACGTATTGCCCGTATCTGAAAAACTATCATTTTGTTATCGATACCTTAAACACCTTTCCGCACAGTTCCGGAATTGCCTCCTCGGCCTCAGGAATGGCGGCATTGGCGATGAATATTATGGATTTGGAAAAAGCTTTAAACCCACAAATGGACCAAGCTTATTTTTATAGCAAAGCCTCCTTTTTGGCGCGTTTGGGCTCCGGAAGTGCCTGCCGAAGCATAAAAGGAAATGTTGTGGTTTGGGGAACGCATAAAGAAATTGAAGGTAGTTCTGATCTGTTTGGAGTGGAGTTTCCGGGACAGATTCACGAAAATTTTAAGAACTATCAGGACACGATTTTGTTGGTTGACAAAGGTGAAAAACAGGTGTCGAGCACGATAGGTCACGATTTGATGCACAATCATCCGTATGCCGAAAAACGCTTTGAACAGGCGCATGTTAACTTGTCTCAGATCAAAAACATTCTGGAAACAGGCGATGTGGAAAATTTTATCAAAATCGTCGAAAGTGAAGCGCTTACGTTACATGCCATGATGCTTACTTCTATGCCGTATTATATCCTGATGAAACCTAATACACTTGAAATTATCAACCGCATTTGGAAATACAGAAGTGAAACCGGAACGCCGGTGTGTTTTACACTCGATGCCGGAGCAAACGTACACGTCTTATATCCGGAATCGGTAAAAGAAAAAGTATTGGCATTTATTCAGCAGGAATTAGTTGGCTATTGTCAAAACAGTCAGTACATTTGTGACGAAATCGGAAAAGGAAGCGAAAAGAGCAATTAA
- a CDS encoding FAD-dependent oxidoreductase: MNKNTPLNPGMEPGLKIEVAIVGAGTSGLYTAYRLVADKKFTADQVQIFDLNDRLGGRLESVIMPGMDFWGELGGMRYLTSQEIVTTLIEGYPLTEPDLNKRKQVLVDKMNPVPFPMGDTSKLLMYLRKERCKQDAWNVAQDAGEKFITRYYLNDDTIGFSSDQLFNKIIYDVLMADPWFREHYSAFVKKTSEYDYTFEITSRQWDDIKPKLRYNFKGSPYEGRKVNDIGFWNLIKDQVSQEGYTFLANAGGYYSNTINWNSAEAFPYMVGDFSEGTVYKTIEEGFDSIAYAIANTYMDNPGACIWSENKLITFTKEHAFTHSHKYQLTFLNIKTNEEWHVYANNIVLAMPRRSLELLDQENFFFNVNEDSTLNNNIRSVIMEPAFKILMGFPHPWWKKLGIDSGHSITDLPMRQCYYFGTDTHTDNSMLLGSYGDMETETFWKALSDDKILFKVKASKSASLKELHELDSVQASQMMVNEVMNQLRELHGPDVEIPDPYVTYFRDWSDDPFGAGYHAWKAGYEVKNVMPYMRQPKPTEQIHICGEAYSDQQGWVEGALCEAEKMLETHFGLERPEWLDPAYYLGW, from the coding sequence ATGAATAAAAACACACCTTTAAATCCGGGGATGGAACCCGGTTTAAAAATTGAAGTAGCCATTGTTGGCGCCGGTACTTCCGGATTATATACAGCTTACCGACTGGTAGCCGATAAAAAATTCACCGCCGATCAGGTTCAGATTTTTGATCTGAATGACCGTTTAGGCGGCCGACTGGAATCGGTGATTATGCCCGGAATGGATTTCTGGGGCGAATTAGGTGGAATGCGCTACCTGACATCTCAGGAAATCGTAACCACACTTATTGAAGGTTATCCGTTAACCGAACCCGATCTAAACAAACGCAAACAGGTACTGGTTGACAAAATGAACCCGGTGCCGTTTCCAATGGGCGACACTTCAAAATTACTGATGTATTTGCGAAAAGAGCGCTGTAAACAGGATGCCTGGAATGTGGCTCAGGATGCCGGTGAAAAGTTCATCACCCGTTATTATCTGAATGACGACACTATCGGTTTTAGTTCCGATCAGTTGTTCAATAAGATCATTTATGACGTGCTAATGGCCGATCCATGGTTCCGGGAGCATTATTCGGCTTTCGTCAAAAAAACATCCGAATACGACTATACTTTCGAAATAACGAGTCGCCAATGGGACGATATCAAACCGAAATTGCGCTATAATTTTAAAGGATCGCCTTACGAAGGCCGAAAAGTAAACGACATCGGTTTTTGGAATTTGATCAAAGATCAGGTATCACAGGAAGGTTATACTTTTTTAGCCAATGCCGGCGGTTATTATTCCAATACAATCAACTGGAATTCAGCTGAAGCCTTCCCATATATGGTGGGCGACTTTTCCGAAGGGACCGTTTATAAAACCATTGAAGAAGGTTTTGACAGTATTGCCTACGCCATTGCCAACACCTATATGGACAATCCGGGCGCCTGTATCTGGTCAGAAAACAAATTAATTACCTTTACAAAAGAGCACGCTTTTACGCATTCGCACAAATACCAGCTGACGTTCCTAAATATTAAAACCAATGAGGAATGGCATGTTTATGCCAATAATATCGTATTGGCGATGCCGCGTAGATCGCTGGAATTACTGGATCAGGAAAACTTCTTTTTTAATGTGAATGAAGACAGTACGCTAAACAATAATATCCGTTCGGTGATTATGGAACCGGCTTTTAAAATCCTGATGGGATTCCCGCATCCGTGGTGGAAAAAACTAGGCATCGATTCCGGGCATTCCATAACCGATTTACCAATGCGCCAGTGCTATTATTTTGGCACCGATACGCATACCGATAATTCAATGTTATTGGGTAGTTACGGAGACATGGAAACCGAAACGTTCTGGAAAGCACTATCGGACGATAAGATTCTTTTTAAAGTAAAAGCGTCCAAATCGGCTTCGTTAAAAGAACTACACGAACTGGATAGCGTTCAGGCTTCCCAAATGATGGTAAACGAAGTGATGAACCAGTTACGCGAACTACATGGTCCGGATGTGGAAATCCCGGATCCGTATGTGACCTATTTCAGAGACTGGTCCGATGATCCGTTTGGTGCCGGATATCACGCCTGGAAAGCCGGATATGAGGTTAAAAATGTCATGCCATACATGCGACAACCAAAACCAACAGAACAAATCCATATTTGCGGGGAAGCCTATTCCGATCAGCAAGGATGGGTTGAAGGCGCACTATGTGAAGCCGAAAAAATGCTGGAAACTCATTTTGGACTAGAGCGTCCGGAATGGCTGGATCCGGCGTATTATTTAGGCTGGTAA
- a CDS encoding geranylgeranylglycerol-phosphate geranylgeranyltransferase: MLTRKSKLTLMKILSLFSVVRGYNIPIIVLAQYLSSIFILAKDERALDVILDWRLFILVFVSTLTIASGYIINNFYDAQKDLINRPNKSMLDRLVSQQTKLKVYFGLNFLATGLAYIISWRAAFFFAAYIFLIWFYSHKLKKYPIVGNLTASVLAVMPFFGILLYFKNFYHVIFAHAGFLFLLILIREMIKDLENIKGDLVSDYQTIPVRFGTNVSKKMITALTIATVIPVFILVEKYDVGYMDIYFYIALIILMYFIRLLWKSETREEYVQLHMILKTLIVAGVFCIVLIDPTVLVNGKKLLAGL, from the coding sequence ATGCTTACCCGTAAATCCAAATTGACTTTGATGAAGATCCTCAGTTTGTTTTCTGTGGTACGGGGTTATAATATTCCGATTATTGTACTGGCGCAATACCTGTCATCGATCTTTATTCTGGCCAAAGACGAACGCGCATTGGATGTGATTCTGGACTGGCGTTTGTTTATTCTGGTGTTTGTATCTACGCTAACAATAGCTTCCGGATATATTATCAATAATTTTTACGATGCGCAGAAAGATCTGATTAATCGACCGAACAAATCAATGCTGGATCGATTGGTGAGTCAGCAAACCAAATTAAAAGTTTACTTTGGATTGAATTTCCTGGCAACGGGTCTGGCCTATATCATATCCTGGCGGGCGGCTTTCTTTTTTGCAGCCTATATTTTTCTGATCTGGTTTTATTCGCACAAGCTTAAAAAATACCCGATTGTTGGAAATCTGACGGCTTCTGTCCTTGCGGTAATGCCATTTTTCGGAATATTATTGTATTTCAAAAACTTTTACCACGTAATTTTTGCCCATGCGGGATTCCTTTTTCTATTGATCCTGATTCGTGAAATGATCAAAGATCTGGAAAATATCAAGGGGGATTTGGTATCCGATTATCAGACCATTCCGGTTCGTTTCGGAACTAATGTATCCAAAAAAATGATAACGGCTTTAACGATCGCTACGGTTATTCCGGTATTTATCCTGGTCGAAAAATACGATGTAGGTTATATGGATATTTACTTTTATATAGCATTGATTATCTTGATGTACTTTATCCGGTTATTGTGGAAATCGGAAACCCGCGAAGAATATGTTCAATTGCATATGATATTGAAAACCCTTATTGTAGCCGGAGTTTTCTGTATTGTACTCATTGATCCTACGGTTTTGGTCAACGGCAAAAAACTATTGGCCGGACTATAA